In the genome of Pseudarthrobacter sp. IC2-21, one region contains:
- a CDS encoding DedA family protein — translation MDFGNADSWGAAIYFWIMPVVLGDAIFPPIPSEMVVITGGALSADGRANVFLVAALAAVASWLGDMVVFQLFKRRLSHVLDRWRWGRKVHHGIHEAIARAGRSSTYGAIIGARFIPGGRLATSAAAGIADVSVRGFSLCAGLGAVLWACWLVGLGYFTGSATKLPFWASSLIGVGVGLVIGAVVGVIVTRRRGTRSPVDEPAPGD, via the coding sequence ATGGACTTTGGCAATGCCGATAGCTGGGGCGCGGCGATCTACTTCTGGATCATGCCCGTGGTGCTCGGCGACGCCATCTTCCCGCCCATCCCCTCCGAGATGGTGGTGATCACCGGCGGTGCCCTCTCGGCGGACGGCCGGGCCAACGTTTTCCTCGTGGCGGCCCTGGCTGCGGTGGCCTCCTGGCTCGGCGACATGGTGGTGTTCCAGCTCTTCAAGCGCCGGCTCAGCCACGTGCTCGACCGTTGGCGCTGGGGCAGGAAGGTCCACCACGGCATCCATGAAGCCATCGCCAGGGCGGGCCGCTCATCCACGTACGGAGCCATTATCGGCGCCCGTTTCATCCCCGGCGGCCGGCTGGCAACCTCCGCGGCAGCCGGAATTGCCGATGTCTCGGTCCGCGGTTTCAGCCTCTGCGCCGGGCTCGGGGCGGTGCTCTGGGCCTGCTGGCTGGTGGGCCTCGGCTACTTCACGGGCTCAGCCACCAAACTGCCGTTCTGGGCCAGCTCCCTGATCGGAGTCGGGGTGGGCCTGGTGATCGGCGCCGTCGTCGGTGTCATTGTCACCCGCCGGCGCGGCACCCGTTCCCCCGTGGATGAGCCGGCGCCCGGCGACTGA
- a CDS encoding RluA family pseudouridine synthase yields MQSPLPVRDGVNATRLRLPDEGPWDTAMDYMMHRWGHIDPQGIEDRFDAGEIVGEGGVPLDRATKLDDHTFIWYYRTLPPETRIPVDIRILHQDEHLLVVDKPHFLPTTPGGTYIQESALVRLRNQLNLPDLIPMHRLDRMTAGVLLLSTNPETRGRYQVLFEKRQVQKEYECISAAEPAAGYPAIDFPVVVRNRMTKSRSYLLAEVIDGEPNAETRIERLETFDAGTSPRTPVTAGAGNHGIRRLARYRLEPHSGKTHQLRVHMASLGLGIVNDAFYPDLLDKAPDDYTKPLQLLARGIRFVDPISKQPVEYRSTLGLSEAVQTPR; encoded by the coding sequence ATGCAATCCCCCCTCCCCGTGCGCGACGGCGTCAATGCCACCCGCCTGCGCCTCCCGGATGAGGGGCCGTGGGACACCGCAATGGACTACATGATGCACCGCTGGGGCCACATAGATCCGCAGGGGATCGAGGACAGGTTCGACGCCGGCGAGATCGTGGGCGAGGGCGGCGTCCCCCTCGACCGGGCCACGAAGCTCGATGACCACACCTTCATCTGGTACTACCGCACGCTTCCGCCGGAGACCCGCATCCCGGTGGACATCCGCATCCTGCACCAGGACGAGCACCTCCTGGTGGTGGACAAACCGCACTTCCTGCCCACCACCCCCGGTGGAACCTACATCCAGGAATCGGCGCTGGTCCGGCTGCGGAACCAGCTGAACCTGCCGGACCTCATTCCCATGCACCGCCTGGACCGCATGACCGCCGGCGTGCTGCTTCTGTCCACGAACCCCGAAACCCGCGGCCGCTACCAGGTGCTGTTCGAGAAGCGCCAGGTGCAGAAGGAATACGAATGCATCTCCGCGGCGGAGCCGGCGGCCGGCTACCCGGCCATCGACTTCCCCGTGGTGGTACGCAACAGGATGACCAAATCCCGCAGCTACCTGTTGGCCGAAGTGATCGACGGCGAACCGAACGCGGAGACCCGCATCGAGCGGCTGGAAACGTTCGACGCCGGCACCTCCCCGCGCACGCCCGTCACCGCCGGCGCCGGCAACCATGGCATCCGGCGCCTTGCGCGCTACCGCCTCGAGCCGCATTCCGGGAAAACGCACCAGCTGCGGGTCCACATGGCGTCGTTGGGCCTGGGCATCGTGAACGACGCGTTCTACCCGGACCTGTTGGACAAGGCACCGGACGACTACACCAAACCGCTGCAACTCCTTGCCCGCGGCATCCGGTTCGTGGACCCCATCAGCAAGCAGCCCGTGGAATACCGCAGCACCCTCGGACTCAGCGAGGCTGTTCAAACACCGCGCTGA
- a CDS encoding helix-turn-helix domain-containing protein, producing the protein MLDIEVIEDPAAAEASLDPIRTRILRELSEPGSATQLAAKVGLARQKVNYHLKALERHGLVELVEERRKGNVTERVLQATAASYLISPAALASVAPDPHRFSDRFSAFWLLALAGRMVQEMGKLIAGAAAARQKLATFAIDGEITFRTAADRAAFAEELGVAVTRLVDKYHDGGAPSAGGERTQTSGTPAGGGRKHRLVVALHPALKTPTKTTSAKEQDND; encoded by the coding sequence ATGTTGGATATCGAAGTGATCGAGGACCCGGCCGCGGCGGAAGCGTCGCTGGACCCGATCCGCACCCGCATCCTCCGGGAGCTGTCGGAACCGGGATCGGCCACCCAGCTTGCCGCCAAGGTTGGCCTGGCACGGCAGAAAGTCAACTACCACCTGAAAGCCCTTGAGCGGCACGGGCTGGTGGAGCTGGTGGAGGAGCGGCGCAAAGGCAACGTCACCGAGCGCGTCCTCCAGGCGACGGCGGCCTCCTACCTGATCTCGCCGGCGGCCCTCGCCTCGGTGGCGCCGGACCCGCACCGGTTTTCTGACCGTTTTTCGGCCTTCTGGCTCCTGGCGCTGGCCGGCCGGATGGTGCAGGAAATGGGCAAACTGATTGCCGGCGCGGCGGCGGCCCGGCAGAAGCTGGCCACCTTCGCCATCGACGGCGAGATCACCTTCCGTACAGCCGCGGACAGGGCCGCGTTTGCCGAGGAACTGGGCGTCGCGGTGACCCGGCTGGTGGACAAATATCACGACGGCGGTGCGCCGAGTGCGGGCGGGGAACGCACCCAAACCAGCGGCACCCCGGCGGGCGGCGGGCGGAAGCACCGCCTCGTCGTCGCGCTTCACCCCGCACTGAAGACCCCTACCAAAACCACCTCAGCGAAGGAGCAGGACAATGACTGA
- the hypB gene encoding hydrogenase nickel incorporation protein HypB, whose translation MCATCGCGEDATPRVYALDVPGSESHDHPHTHDHGHSHPHEDGHDHAHDADHTHEHAHSHTHAPELISLEQNLLAKNDLLAERNRGWLAGRKVRALNMMSSPGAGKTTLLVRTLMELGDRLQAGVIEGDQETSLDAERIRAAGRPVVQINTGAGCHLDADMLRRGLDALDPAMGSTVFIENVGNLVCPALFDLGEAAKVVVVSVTEGDDKPQKYPHMFIAADLVIINKSDLLPYVEFDIDECVRRIRHLNAHAEFLVLSATTGDGIAAWYDWLDGRPSRTETRLGSHAGPLEETLTDAH comes from the coding sequence ATGTGCGCAACATGCGGCTGCGGCGAGGACGCCACACCCCGGGTTTACGCCCTGGATGTCCCCGGTTCGGAGTCACATGATCACCCGCACACGCACGACCACGGGCACTCCCACCCGCACGAGGACGGACACGACCACGCGCACGACGCCGACCACACGCACGAGCACGCGCACAGCCATACCCACGCCCCGGAGCTCATCTCCCTGGAACAGAACCTGCTGGCCAAAAATGACCTCCTCGCGGAACGGAACCGCGGTTGGCTCGCGGGACGGAAGGTGCGGGCGCTGAACATGATGAGCTCCCCGGGCGCCGGCAAGACAACGCTCCTGGTGCGGACGCTCATGGAACTGGGAGACAGGCTGCAGGCCGGGGTCATTGAAGGGGACCAGGAAACGTCCCTCGATGCCGAGCGTATCCGTGCGGCCGGCCGGCCCGTTGTGCAGATCAACACCGGAGCGGGCTGCCACCTGGACGCCGACATGCTCCGCCGCGGACTCGACGCGCTCGATCCCGCGATGGGTTCCACCGTGTTCATCGAGAACGTGGGCAACCTCGTCTGCCCCGCCCTCTTCGACCTGGGCGAAGCCGCCAAAGTAGTAGTTGTCTCAGTGACGGAAGGTGATGACAAGCCGCAGAAATACCCGCACATGTTTATCGCAGCTGACCTGGTGATCATCAACAAGTCAGACCTGCTTCCCTACGTCGAGTTCGACATCGACGAATGCGTCCGCCGCATCCGTCACCTGAACGCCCACGCAGAATTCCTGGTCCTCTCGGCCACTACCGGCGACGGCATTGCCGCCTGGTACGACTGGCTGGACGGCCGTCCCTCCCGGACAGAGACCCGCCTGGGGTCTCATGCAGGGCCCTTGGAAGAGACCCTGACAGACGCACACTGA
- a CDS encoding NAD-dependent epimerase/dehydratase family protein: MNQSVDNTVMILGGDGYLGWTLGLAMAHRTDRQVVLVDNFVKRRWEKEAGAKVLVPLESPQRRIAEYERIFGKRNLSFEKVELLDPEAVEHIIAKYRPAVVINAAQQPSAPFSMSSAKNAAATFSNNVAAHLNVLWAIAHLSNATKYIKVGSGGCYMATDTDYVPLGKNDFTFELDGQQHKVLQSFLPMQATDFYHQSKITDFLIDDLCSKMWGLKVITVQQATIFGATIPENHWTEREGLAARFNYDAVFGTVINRFICQMVIGHPLTVYGDGTQKTGLISLTDTAVNFLKFADLDVTPGEHMVVHNYTHRLSISEIAERLADISPSTKINYLTNPREEPTGKLDPQVEVHEAIKAVDSNKDARLREEMANMLEFASRYKDDIDPSIILPEVKWLAAEKKA; the protein is encoded by the coding sequence ATGAATCAGTCAGTTGACAATACCGTCATGATCCTCGGCGGCGACGGATATTTGGGCTGGACCCTGGGTCTGGCAATGGCCCATCGCACCGACCGGCAGGTGGTCCTGGTGGATAACTTTGTCAAGCGCCGTTGGGAAAAAGAGGCAGGGGCCAAGGTCCTGGTTCCATTGGAAAGCCCTCAGCGTCGAATCGCCGAATATGAGCGGATCTTCGGAAAACGCAACCTGTCCTTTGAAAAAGTGGAACTCCTGGACCCCGAAGCTGTTGAGCACATCATTGCCAAGTATCGGCCGGCTGTCGTCATTAATGCGGCCCAACAGCCGTCCGCGCCGTTCTCCATGAGCAGCGCCAAGAACGCGGCGGCCACATTCTCGAATAATGTTGCCGCCCACCTCAACGTGCTGTGGGCCATCGCCCACCTCAGCAACGCTACGAAATACATTAAGGTGGGCTCCGGCGGCTGCTATATGGCTACGGACACCGACTATGTCCCGCTGGGAAAGAACGACTTCACCTTTGAGCTGGACGGCCAGCAGCACAAAGTCCTGCAGAGCTTCCTCCCCATGCAGGCTACCGACTTCTACCATCAGTCAAAAATCACCGATTTCCTGATCGATGACCTCTGTTCCAAAATGTGGGGACTGAAAGTCATTACCGTCCAGCAGGCCACCATCTTTGGCGCGACGATCCCGGAAAACCATTGGACGGAGCGTGAGGGCCTTGCGGCCCGTTTTAATTACGATGCTGTCTTCGGCACGGTCATCAACCGATTCATCTGCCAGATGGTCATTGGCCACCCACTGACGGTCTATGGTGACGGCACCCAGAAGACAGGCTTAATCAGCCTCACGGATACTGCCGTAAACTTCCTCAAGTTTGCAGACCTCGACGTGACGCCCGGTGAACATATGGTTGTCCACAATTACACCCACCGTTTGAGCATCAGCGAAATCGCCGAAAGGCTCGCAGATATCAGTCCCTCGACGAAGATCAATTACCTCACGAACCCCCGTGAGGAACCGACCGGCAAGTTGGATCCCCAGGTTGAAGTCCATGAAGCCATCAAGGCTGTGGACAGCAACAAGGACGCCCGGCTTCGGGAAGAAATGGCCAACATGCTGGAGTTTGCCAGTCGCTACAAGGACGACATCGATCCCTCCATCATCCTGCCCGAGGTCAAGTGGTTGGCAGCGGAGAAGAAAGCTTAG
- a CDS encoding O-acetyl-ADP-ribose deacetylase: MRISILQADITTREVDAIVNAANSSLLGGGGVDGAIHRAAGPELVAACRELREARLPHGLAVGAAVATAGFRLPARWVIHTVGPNRRAGQTNRALLVSCFSESLRLADSLRAASIAFPAVGGGVYGWAGRQVAEAAHDAVTGFGASHPESALEVVEFVLFSAEMEDSFSAVFEQPR, from the coding sequence ATGCGGATCAGCATCCTCCAGGCCGACATCACCACCCGCGAGGTCGACGCGATCGTCAACGCGGCCAATTCGTCGCTGCTGGGCGGCGGAGGGGTGGACGGCGCCATCCACCGGGCAGCCGGGCCGGAACTTGTGGCTGCCTGCCGCGAACTCCGCGAGGCGAGGCTGCCGCACGGTCTCGCCGTGGGTGCCGCCGTCGCCACTGCCGGGTTCCGGCTCCCGGCCCGCTGGGTCATCCACACTGTGGGGCCCAACCGGCGCGCGGGGCAGACAAACCGGGCGTTGCTGGTCTCCTGTTTCAGCGAAAGCCTGCGGCTGGCGGATTCGCTGCGTGCTGCTTCCATCGCATTTCCTGCCGTGGGCGGCGGCGTGTACGGCTGGGCGGGGCGGCAGGTGGCTGAGGCAGCGCACGACGCCGTTACCGGGTTTGGTGCCTCCCATCCGGAGAGTGCACTCGAGGTGGTGGAGTTCGTCCTGTTCAGCGCCGAGATGGAGGACTCGTTCAGCGCGGTGTTTGAACAGCCTCGCTGA
- a CDS encoding aminotransferase class V-fold PLP-dependent enzyme has translation MTQTVANSASVPEFNADSVRVGISNGMKPSSEKSFFNFATVAPMSRAAYEAARTFMDDFYQYGPPEVLYRYDSLADNMAAEAARLINCAPAEITYLKNTTEGIIIASEALPLGCGDEVLVLGNEYPANLLPWLRKRHDGVTVKVITGSDNEAAFRRLLESISPQTRAISMSSAQRYDGFMPNLALLSERCRDQGIFLVIDAVQHIGARAIDVAKTPVDILVCGGQKYLRAGLGIGFMYVSQNVLPALRDSRVGIRSMEHFDENSYVLRNTAARFQDGTQNMAGLAALNASLREINAIGMDAIEQKNLAILQGIKAILREYKIDFIDHGMCQSNIVSLRTADPSALANFLMERGVYIKAIQDVTRVSFIHESKLEDVEVMARHLHEFLHAGRNCIRSGSLGKPETAERRTGMKRPKLSSPLPTT, from the coding sequence GTGACGCAAACTGTAGCCAATTCTGCCTCGGTGCCGGAATTCAATGCAGACTCCGTCCGCGTCGGGATCAGCAACGGCATGAAGCCCTCATCCGAAAAGAGCTTCTTTAATTTCGCCACCGTCGCACCCATGAGCCGGGCGGCTTATGAAGCCGCCCGCACTTTCATGGACGACTTTTATCAGTACGGGCCGCCGGAAGTGCTCTACCGTTACGACTCGCTGGCGGACAACATGGCCGCCGAAGCGGCCCGGCTCATCAATTGCGCGCCTGCGGAAATCACCTACCTGAAGAATACGACCGAGGGCATAATTATCGCGAGCGAGGCGCTTCCGCTGGGGTGCGGAGACGAGGTGCTGGTGCTGGGAAATGAATATCCGGCCAACCTGCTGCCCTGGTTACGTAAGCGTCATGACGGTGTGACGGTCAAGGTGATAACGGGCAGTGACAATGAGGCCGCGTTCCGGCGTTTGCTTGAGAGCATCAGCCCGCAGACCAGGGCAATCAGTATGTCCTCAGCCCAACGCTACGACGGATTTATGCCGAACCTGGCCCTGCTTTCCGAACGGTGCCGTGACCAGGGCATCTTCCTGGTGATCGACGCAGTGCAGCATATAGGGGCACGCGCGATCGATGTGGCGAAGACACCGGTGGACATACTCGTGTGTGGTGGCCAGAAATATCTGCGTGCCGGTTTGGGCATTGGCTTCATGTACGTCAGCCAGAACGTCCTGCCCGCCCTGCGTGACAGCAGGGTCGGCATCCGAAGCATGGAGCACTTCGACGAGAACTCCTATGTCCTGAGAAATACGGCTGCCCGCTTCCAGGATGGAACCCAGAACATGGCGGGGTTGGCGGCGCTGAACGCATCGCTCCGTGAAATCAATGCCATTGGCATGGACGCCATCGAACAGAAGAACCTTGCGATCCTCCAAGGGATCAAAGCTATTCTGCGGGAATACAAGATCGATTTTATCGATCACGGTATGTGCCAGAGCAACATCGTGTCTTTGCGCACCGCTGATCCATCGGCTCTGGCCAACTTTTTGATGGAGCGCGGCGTCTATATCAAAGCTATCCAGGACGTGACCCGGGTTTCATTCATCCATGAGTCCAAACTGGAGGACGTCGAAGTCATGGCCCGGCATCTGCATGAATTTCTCCACGCGGGCAGGAACTGCATTCGCTCAGGCAGCCTGGGAAAGCCGGAAACGGCGGAACGACGGACCGGGATGAAAAGGCCTAAGCTTTCTTCTCCGCTGCCAACCACTTGA
- a CDS encoding hydrogenase maturation nickel metallochaperone HypA codes for MHELSIVQSLIDAVLDKTGSRAVTGVNLRIGPLSGVLPDALRFCFDVASAGTPLAGARLRIDEPQGLGLCRTCGSDFALTDKFLLCPCGSADVHVVTGRELQLVSVEVA; via the coding sequence ATGCATGAACTCTCGATCGTACAAAGCCTCATAGACGCGGTTCTGGACAAGACAGGCAGCCGGGCGGTGACCGGCGTCAATCTTCGGATCGGGCCGCTGTCAGGTGTGCTTCCGGATGCCCTCCGTTTCTGTTTTGATGTAGCCTCGGCGGGAACCCCTCTGGCAGGGGCGAGGCTGCGGATCGATGAGCCCCAGGGCCTGGGCCTGTGCCGCACCTGCGGCAGCGACTTCGCCCTGACTGACAAGTTCCTCCTCTGTCCGTGCGGCAGCGCCGACGTCCACGTGGTGACCGGACGCGAGCTCCAGCTCGTGTCGGTGGAGGTGGCATAG
- a CDS encoding HoxN/HupN/NixA family nickel/cobalt transporter: MKQPEAENSTQPRARTGGSAVALTKRERSSIAGMAAVVLLLHAVGWGVLLLVVAPENLPAGSFGVFGVGLGVAAYTLGLRHAFDADHIAAIDNTTRKLAGGEPAGAAPLLGSTPRAAGHSVAGHRPMTVGFWFSLGHSSIVFGLCAVLAAGIRTASAGGGVVSGETEAGLHTLGTAISGVFLYIIGILNLVILLEVLRSARRLRSNRHVDAGLEILPAAGGLMARLFGRVTRLITRPWQMYGVGLLFGLGFDTATEVSLLILAAGAAASTLPWYAILTLPVLFAAGMSLLDSLDGCLMTFAYRWALSRPVRRIYFNVVVTGLSVAVALGIGSVQLISLLVDSAGIRSGPLAVIGGLDLAAVGYTTVALFIFTWLVALGVWRFGHIEERWSLPVPKGGPEQRG, encoded by the coding sequence GTGAAGCAACCGGAAGCTGAAAACAGCACGCAGCCCAGGGCCCGGACGGGTGGGTCCGCCGTCGCGTTGACCAAGCGGGAACGGTCCTCGATCGCTGGAATGGCTGCTGTGGTGCTGCTGCTGCACGCGGTGGGCTGGGGTGTGCTTCTGCTTGTCGTCGCACCGGAAAACCTTCCGGCGGGCTCGTTCGGAGTGTTTGGTGTTGGCCTCGGCGTTGCTGCCTACACGTTGGGTCTGCGCCACGCGTTCGACGCCGACCACATCGCGGCCATCGACAACACCACACGGAAACTCGCGGGCGGTGAACCCGCAGGCGCCGCGCCGCTGCTGGGGAGCACTCCCCGCGCCGCGGGGCACTCCGTGGCCGGGCACAGGCCCATGACAGTGGGCTTCTGGTTCTCCCTGGGCCACTCGAGCATCGTCTTCGGCCTGTGTGCTGTGCTGGCCGCCGGAATCCGGACCGCATCGGCTGGGGGTGGCGTGGTTTCGGGCGAAACCGAGGCAGGCCTGCATACTCTCGGAACGGCTATATCGGGTGTTTTCCTGTACATTATCGGCATCCTGAACCTGGTGATCCTCTTGGAGGTCCTCCGCTCGGCACGGCGGCTGCGGTCCAACCGGCACGTGGACGCCGGACTGGAGATTCTGCCGGCCGCCGGTGGCCTGATGGCACGGCTGTTCGGCCGGGTCACGCGCCTCATCACCAGGCCGTGGCAGATGTACGGCGTGGGACTGCTGTTCGGACTGGGCTTCGACACCGCCACGGAGGTAAGCCTGCTGATCCTGGCAGCCGGAGCCGCTGCCTCGACACTGCCGTGGTATGCGATCCTCACGCTTCCGGTCCTCTTCGCGGCGGGTATGAGCCTGCTGGACTCGCTCGATGGCTGCCTCATGACCTTCGCCTACAGGTGGGCGCTTTCCAGGCCCGTCCGCCGTATCTACTTCAACGTGGTGGTGACCGGGCTGTCCGTGGCTGTTGCGCTGGGCATCGGTTCCGTGCAGCTCATTTCCCTCCTGGTGGACAGTGCCGGGATCCGGTCCGGGCCGCTGGCAGTGATCGGCGGGCTCGACCTCGCAGCCGTCGGCTACACCACCGTTGCCCTGTTCATCTTCACGTGGCTGGTTGCACTGGGCGTGTGGCGTTTCGGGCACATCGAGGAGCGCTGGTCGCTGCCCGTTCCGAAGGGCGGCCCCGAACAGCGCGGCTAG
- a CDS encoding hydrogenase expression protein HypE: MPTETSLKAEETLIHVLWINAGLSCDGDSVALTAATQPSVEEIALGALPGLPRIAMHWPLIDFECGPQEGADDFLEWFRKADRGELEPFVLVVEGSIPNEKLHDAGGYWCGFGNDLTTGQPITTSEWLDRLAPKATAIIAAGTCATYGGIHAMAGNPTGAMGVPDYLGYDWKSKAGIPIVCVPGCPIQPDNLSETMTYLLYQATGQAPMIPLDDALRPTWLFGQTVHEGCDRAGYYEQGDFATEYGSPKCIVKLGCWGPVVKCNVPKRGWMNGIGGCPNVGGICIGCTMPGFPDKFMPFMDEPPGGKLSTSTIRPYGAAIRALRGITTHTLNQEPKWRRTGTELLTGARRTW, translated from the coding sequence ATGCCTACTGAGACTTCCCTCAAGGCCGAAGAAACCCTGATTCACGTGCTCTGGATCAACGCAGGGCTGAGCTGCGACGGCGATTCCGTCGCCCTGACGGCGGCCACCCAGCCCAGCGTGGAGGAAATCGCCCTCGGCGCCCTGCCCGGCCTGCCCCGCATCGCCATGCACTGGCCCCTGATCGACTTCGAATGCGGCCCGCAGGAAGGGGCCGACGATTTCCTGGAATGGTTCCGCAAGGCAGACCGTGGCGAACTCGAGCCGTTCGTCCTGGTAGTGGAAGGTTCCATCCCGAACGAGAAACTGCACGACGCCGGGGGCTACTGGTGCGGGTTCGGCAACGACCTGACCACGGGCCAGCCGATTACCACCAGTGAGTGGCTGGACCGCCTGGCACCCAAGGCAACGGCAATCATCGCTGCGGGCACGTGTGCAACGTACGGCGGCATCCACGCCATGGCGGGAAACCCCACCGGTGCCATGGGCGTCCCCGACTACCTGGGCTACGACTGGAAATCCAAGGCCGGCATCCCCATCGTCTGCGTTCCCGGCTGCCCCATCCAGCCGGACAACCTCTCGGAAACCATGACCTACCTGCTGTACCAGGCCACCGGCCAGGCCCCGATGATCCCGCTCGATGATGCGCTGCGGCCCACCTGGCTGTTCGGACAAACGGTCCACGAAGGCTGTGACCGGGCCGGCTACTACGAGCAGGGCGACTTCGCCACCGAGTACGGCTCCCCCAAGTGCATCGTAAAGCTTGGCTGCTGGGGCCCTGTGGTCAAGTGCAACGTGCCCAAGCGCGGCTGGATGAACGGGATCGGCGGGTGCCCGAACGTCGGCGGCATCTGCATCGGCTGCACCATGCCGGGCTTCCCGGACAAGTTCATGCCGTTTATGGACGAGCCTCCCGGCGGCAAGCTCTCAACCAGCACCATCCGCCCCTACGGCGCAGCCATCAGGGCGCTCCGCGGCATCACCACCCACACGCTGAACCAGGAGCCCAAGTGGCGCCGGACCGGAACCGAGCTGCTGACCGGCGCACGGCGCACCTGGTAA
- a CDS encoding SRPBCC domain-containing protein: MTDKREFEIVYDTELPGTPERVWEAVTTGTPAWMFPTDQWPDVKTVQEYPTHLVSRMDGPDGWFNQLEHVLEPLDGGRAKLHYVHSGIFADNWDEQYDGASKHTEFYLHTLGQYLAHFDGRPVVFTDIQGPAASQAPDGFDRLKKALGVDSAAQGSTVDLEVDGVGRLSGEVDFANEHFLGLRTADAMYRFFGRNAFGAPVGMTVHDFSGSGDPAATAEAWGRFLAKVY, encoded by the coding sequence ATGACTGACAAGCGTGAATTCGAGATCGTCTACGACACTGAGCTGCCGGGCACTCCGGAGCGCGTCTGGGAGGCTGTGACCACGGGTACGCCGGCATGGATGTTTCCCACGGACCAGTGGCCGGACGTCAAAACGGTGCAGGAATACCCTACGCACCTGGTCTCGCGGATGGATGGCCCGGACGGCTGGTTCAACCAGCTCGAGCATGTCCTTGAGCCGCTGGACGGCGGCCGCGCCAAGCTCCATTACGTGCACAGCGGCATCTTCGCGGACAACTGGGACGAGCAGTACGACGGCGCCAGCAAGCATACCGAGTTCTATCTCCATACCCTTGGGCAGTATCTGGCGCACTTCGACGGCCGGCCTGTGGTGTTCACGGACATCCAGGGGCCCGCGGCCTCGCAGGCGCCGGACGGATTCGACCGGCTGAAGAAGGCCCTCGGCGTGGACTCCGCTGCGCAGGGTTCCACAGTGGACCTGGAGGTCGACGGCGTCGGGAGGCTCTCCGGGGAAGTGGACTTCGCCAACGAGCACTTCCTGGGGCTCCGGACCGCCGACGCGATGTACCGGTTCTTCGGCCGCAACGCCTTCGGTGCCCCGGTGGGCATGACGGTGCACGATTTCAGCGGCAGCGGCGACCCGGCGGCAACCGCCGAGGCGTGGGGCAGGTTCCTGGCAAAGGTCTACTGA